From the genome of Strix uralensis isolate ZFMK-TIS-50842 chromosome 6, bStrUra1, whole genome shotgun sequence:
TTTGGACACTGACTGCTGCATGGGGGAGGGCGTCAGCCGTGGGATGAGATTCAGTGCCTTCGGCGTTGGGCCTTGAGGTGGTGAAAcaggagccaggctgcagggcaggagacaTTTATCCATGGGGTATGAATTAACCGAGTACCAGACAAcaaggtggcttttttttccccagcgtCAGTGTATTCAACAGCTTTTGAGAAGGTGGTTTTGCATCTCTCCCTTTTCTATCAGAGTCTCTTTGGTTTGTGAAATCTGCAGGAAATGCTGCAATCCCAAGTATTAACATTCCTGAAAGGGTCTCCAGATCAAGCATGGGAGGAGGGAGGTTAGAGATGTGCTTATTTTGTCCCGCTGACACTCATCAAAACTGGTTCCTGCCTGGGTTACCCCGACTGCTCAGTTGGAGATAGGCCTGCAGGCaagaaaggcagagggagagTGCCTGTGACAGAGGGGACAGCAAAACCTTTTCTGAAACTCCAAGTGCAGAAATGAAACCCCTACCTGCCTCTCTTCCATGCGAGGAGAACAAAGCAATGGGTTAAGCAGCAGGAGCCAAAGAAGAAGTGACAGAAGTGAAGTGACAACAAGCCGCCTGCTAGCCAGGTCTGCACATACAGAAAATGCAGGAGCACCTTGCTGGAAGCCGCCAGGGCTTTGCAGCCTCTCCTTGTTTTCTCTTCTACACTCTGATCACACAGACACCTAAGGTGCCAAGCTCACAGCAGTCCCAGGGGATGTACCAGCTCCCAGCGTGCACCAGTCTTATACTGGGCACTCCTTGCGTTGTGGTTCTCCTCTCCTTGCGAGGTCCCGGAGGCAGAGCCAAGGTCTTTCGGGGTCCTCCTCCCTGAAGCGGGAGCTGCCTGCGGTGCTTTTCAGCACCATGTTTTGAGCACGGGGTTCGGCGTTGCTGATGTGCGGGGGGAACCCGGGGGTGGCCGCGCCTGCAAAGCAAAAGGCATCGCTGGAGCTTGCCCAGGCTAACGCACCCGCCACTCCCTCTGACCTCAGGGCCACGCTGTGACCATGTCTGAGCTGGAGAAGGCCATGATTGCCATCATTGATGCCTTCCACCAGTActcagggaaggagggagacaaGCACAAGCTGAAGAAATCAGAACTGAAGGAGCTAATTAACAACGAGTTGACCCATTTCCTCGGCGTAAGTATTGCCCTCCGCGCAGCACGCCTGGCTGGGCGCAGGGAGCCGTGTCGAGCAGCTGCCAGGCTCTGCTCACTCGGTCTCCTACGGGAAGCAAGCACAGGGGAAGAGGTTTACTCACACATCAGTGCATTAAACACTTTGCTCCAGCTCCGCCCGAGCAGCCAGTAGCAGGACAAATACAACAGCCTGCATTGGGGGCTGGGGTTTGGgttggatattagggaaaattccTTCcctgggaagggtggggggggcagCCTTTCCCCAAGGGGCTCAAGATGTCCCTTCCCGGCAGCACAGCGGTGGCTGTGATTCCTGCTTCAGGagcgctgctgctgtgctgctgctactgcaggtGCAAGGCAGTGCCCCAACACAGATGGGAAACAGCCACAAGATATTTGGGATGTGTCTGAATAGAGATTCAGCCATGAAAGCACCCAAGAAGCGGGGACTTGTTACTGTCTGGGCCTCCCTCTGATCCTCCCCAGCTTTGGCTGCCTGTTTCTATCCCTTCAGGAGATCAAAGACCAGGAGACTGTGGACAAAGTCATGGAGGCGCTGGACAGTGATGGGGATGCAGAGTGCGACTTCCAGGAGTTTGTAGCCTTCATTGCAATGGTCACCGCTGCTTGCCATGAGTTCTTTGAGCATGAGTGAGCTGGTGGGAAGCAGGCGAGCACCTCCTCCTCATGCTGGAGAGATGCAGAGCAGCATCACTCCTCCAGGAAAAAGACTGGGTGTGATTAGGGGCTCCTTGGAGTTAAGCTTGTGCTAGACTTAAGCAGCTTATTAAGTTCTGCGGCTTTGTGAACAAGAAACACTTGCACAGCTCAAGAAAGCCTATCGGCCAGTGCCCACCTGGCTGGATACGGTGTGCAAATGCCTTGACTCAAGCTCCTTCACTGCTGCTGTATGCGAAGGACGTGCATGGGGCTGGAGGCAGGCGGACGCCGAGATCCAAGCTTGCTtgcaaagggaaaagggaaattcAAGGGCTGAAATAGGAGGTTATGGCAGAGGGGCTGGTTACAGAAGCCTGGTTCTGAGCCCGCTGACCTGAACAGAAAGGCTCCCGTTGATTCCTGTGGGCTCTGACCACCCTGTGCATGGTACTAACCCAGGCAGCACAGCCCCTGTCTTGTCACAGGGGCTCAGCAGAGCCCAAGCATTTCTTGGCAAATTGAGACACCCTTGGCTTGAAAGGCAAAGCATAACCATCTAACAGTCCAGGCTTTTCTCTTGTTGATGAATCCTCCTGCTTTTAGCAGCCTGAAGAACTGGTAGTGAAGTGTATGAGGCTTCTGGGCTGGGGACAGCTTCTGGACCTGGGATATGCCTTGGCAAGGTCTCCAGGCTCAGTCAGAAGGGAAGGGGGGATCCGCCCAGCGTGACCACAGTGCTTTAATGTGGACCAGGCACAGCCTCCAGTGTGTGGAAATGATGAGAATAAAATGTTGTTTCGGTCTCTGGGCTGCAACTGGTCTCTGGTGAAAAATGTGTCCTTTTGTCCCAGGCTGTGtgcagctccccagctgccctgcacTGTCAGAGGGGAAGGCTGGAGGATGCAGCCTGAAGCACTGCTACAGCTCATGCCCCTGGGTTTCTTGTTGGGCCTCGACCCTTCATCTCCTCCCTGGCATCGCTGTGGTTGGCCAAACAGCTCTAGGCTGTCGCCACCACCGTTGCTCCACCTGGCTGGCCAAACCGGGAGATGTACCTGCAAGGCCAGAGGAGTGCAATGGGCCTCCCTGGGACTGCTGCTGTtcaggatgtggctgctgctgccaggctcaTCCAGGGGCTTGCAGTGGTGAGCCTTTGCAAAGCCAAAACTAAACCTAGGACAATTTCCCCAAAGCCTATGCTCCTGCCTTTTTCACTCTGCACTTGCCACCCAGCTCAGCAATACCTGTGCTTAGGTGTTCATGGCTAGCAACACCTACAGTGAAAAATTCATAACAAAGATACCTGCTGATGTTGCTGTTGTTTTCACCTCATTCCACATTTCGTAATTATTTCATGTGTAAAATAACATATCTTCAGACAGAGACCATCTGCCTCCCCCAGCTGTGAAAAGGTACACTCAGGCAGAGACATGCATACAAGAAAGACAGCATCTTGTACTCCAtctagaatttaaaaaagcatttttgccATCTCAGGGTAGCGCTCATTTGTTGAGAACTTGTTTAGCATCCGAGTTACTTCCACCACATTTTTAACATCCTCATCCGTTCTCGGTTCAGCTGTTTCCAACACTTGCACAGACCTGAGGC
Proteins encoded in this window:
- the S100B gene encoding protein S100-B; protein product: MSELEKAMIAIIDAFHQYSGKEGDKHKLKKSELKELINNELTHFLGEIKDQETVDKVMEALDSDGDAECDFQEFVAFIAMVTAACHEFFEHE